TTGGGTTTTGGAGGACCCTCAAAACAAGGACCTTGGATTGACCAATTATTTCCTATTTAAATTAGCTATAATGTCTCGGACTTGTACCTAATTAGGGGCCTCCATACTATGTTTTTAAGacttgtaaatattttataatattcctcatttgaaattttcaaattgattaaggagttaattgtaaaattaaatttaaatatttgttatataaaaaaCTTAATAAATTGAACCTTGAAGAGAGTATCTTGACGTGCGGAAGACTATTCCCATTTTTTAAAATCAAGTGCGGAAGACTCTTAATATGGAATTATCCATCTAAATTTTGGTCTCAAATTCCATTAGATCAAAGCTCTCCCCAATCTAATTGCATCAGCACAAATGGGATAAAACTTCTTCTCTAAGATCAAGTCTTGATGACACTTAGACTGAACCTTATCAACCCAAGATTAAGTCTTGTTGATCCTAAAATCAATTCTCAAGCAAATAACTCTCCAAACTCATTTTCTAAATCAAATCTAGACAACCTTTGAAGTGAATTGCATCATCCAAAATCAAGTCTATACAACTCTTGAATTGAAATTCCCATTAAGGAGAAAAACCAAAGGATTTATCTTAAGATCGTAactgaaattttataaataaaattcttTGATTTGTTTCCAGGTTTCATGTCTTATTTTCGGCTTGAAAGTTCATATATTTTTTAAAGATTAAGTTGATCAAAATTGCCATGACTCGCATGAATAACTTCGTCAACAGTTCAAATCTCTAAGTCTTCCTCAACTCAAAAGTTAGAAGAATAAATATATGCAAAGACACGTTGCCATAACTCATCATCAAAGTTGGACTTTGTGGTTATGATGACAGCTAGCGTTGCTTCCTTTGAGAAACAAGTGGCTTTTGTCGTGAAAGTTTTGAAATCCGCTGCTACATGCATGAAATGAATGGATGATCAAATTGCTTTCATGGTGTCTTCGACTGAAAATCTTAATGAAAACAACAAAACTCCTACCAACGAAACTCAACATCAAGTTTTTCAAGAAGTTGGTGAAATTTCTTTAGATCAACTCTAGGAGCTTATTAACGAATCTATTAACGGTTAAGCTAAAAGTATTGCTCTGCATTCatacacattaaaaaaaaaaaaaagccatgcATTCAAAAAAATTCGTCATTTGAAGATGCTTGAAATTTCTCAGCCCTCAAAGTTTCAATAATTTGACGGCAAAAGAAATCCACATCGACATCATCAACTCAAAATCAAGTCTCGAAAATCTTTAGATCAACTCTCAAGCAATATAAAGCAAGCAACTCTCTAAACTTGTATCCATTCAAGACCAAATCCATTCAATATTAAGTCCTGATGACTTTTAAAGTAAGACGCATCCATCCAAGACCAAATCTAAGTTACTTTTaaatcaaatttctattaaaaaataaaaaaaaatattataacttaaattttataaataaaaaatcctAATTTATCTCAAATTTTAGGTCCTGTTTTTAACTCGAAATTTGGATcctttatttttagaaaaaaattacaaaatcttGAAAAAGGGAATATTggaattcataaaaaaaaatagtagaaattattTTCTTCTTCTGTTTTTCCTGTTGGAAAATAGTTGTTAGCAAATTATTGATTCTTCACCTATTAAAGTTGTCCTCGTTTATTCTTCTCCTGGTACCTACAAGTCAATTTCGTAATCCAGGTTTCCATTCCGTCATTGTGGTTGCCTTAGCACTTTGAGCCGTCCATAccattcaatttaataatttttaaatttttttttaatgtcgATTTTACTATccgtaaatattaatttttttgaaattcatGATTATCCCTTCAATATTTTCTTCTCCAAGATATAAATACGAATGTTCTCTCTATAAGTGCAATATGCGCACTTgactatacatatataaaatttaatctaatatcttTTAATCAGGGCAGATATGGGCTTTGAtcttccaaaataaaaattatacaatttagtctctttatagataatgaaattttaagttaatatatgatataatagcacttttacctattttgtccTTTCAAAGTTGATTTAatcttaaattaataaatgataaaattatattttaatctctcaaaatttataattcaattctgACTCACATTAAAAAAATTCTTAATTAGCTACTGCATATAATCAtaatacatattttattttaatcttgtTACAGTGTTCTCATCTAAACACAAATctctcatttatatatatatgtatatgcatgtATTTATCCATGTGTTGGAGACTATGATAGTGTAATAGGGCAACCATGTATAATGAATGCATGGGGGGTCCTATAGTACAGAAGCTGACAACAACGTGAACCCAACTGCGCATGGTTCCCTGGAATCGAATTGACTCAACTTGATGCAGCTGACCATGACCTCGTACAATTAGACAATGGGGACCAATCTACACGATAATGTACGTACGAGATGATGGCTGTGGTCCTGTTTTTTTCGACCATGGAACTAGTCGTAGTAACCGGGGCACGAGGCCTAGTTAAGCTAGCTAGGTTCCCACTTATCTGCAACCCCGTTGGCTATCACCAATTTGAGACAACAATGCAAAAAACAAAAAGCCATCGTGAGAAATTATAATAGGCTGCTATAaagactatatatatataaaagcttAACTTCATTGGACCATTTGGTTTTCTTTACAATGGGTTTTTAACCCTTTCATTTAATACAACTTTTAGATGTTTGCCAGCAAAAACTGTCCCCATTTTATGAAAAGGACTGTCCAAATTTAACCCATAATTTATATGCAGTATTGAACAAGTCAAGGACACCAACAACTGATATAGATAAATCTGTCTTTGCCAAAATttgggttctttttttttttttccattaatGCTTTTTGGAAACGAGACGAGTTTCTTGCTTTGTGATTGGACAAACCAAGCTGCCTTAGAAAATATGAAgaagaaaaattgaaatttttttttcacTCATTGGTTCAAATATTTGATTGAGGGTGATGTTTTTCACTATATTCTGACAATATTTTAATGTGATATAGTTACCTTCTGTATATATGTGTTGCTGCATTAAAAGTCAATAAAAGTCTACAGGTAGATGTcaattatgaatatatatatatacttactctatcaaaaatatatataaactatttgATGAGGGGAGTGACAAAGATTttgtataaataaaaaatttaattgtgATGTGCACATTTATTAAGTGTTTATAAACAAGTGTTAGGTGTAATGGTAAGTAGGGTTTTCAAAATAGGATTGGTGGTTGAACAAATCAGATTATTAGTTTATCGGATTAATTAATCTGACCGGTTCGATTAATAAAtcattaaagaaatttaaaaaatataaaatataaaaaatttgattcaacctTTTTTCACGGCTCAACTAGTTAGTATCGGTTCCCAAGTCCACTGTCTAATGGCTTACCTCGACCGGTCTAGTCCGGTTCTGACAATATTGGTGGTAAGATAGATTGCACTCTTAGGAAATGAACTCATATTCAAACCGTGAAGACAACATTATTAGGAGAGATAGCCATGAACCCTAAAAGAATTAGTCTTCTTAGAccgtaaaatatatataaaaaaaatagtttagtcatatatataataaactaTATGTCTTAATATCAATAAACTAATGGACTAATAgagaaatgattgtatgaaaCTGTAGTTCCACGCCATCTTTATCTCTTTTCAATGGGAGAATGACAAATCAAATTTTTCCTCttgatttttaacatttttagttagatttgaatttttttcagaGGAAAATTTTGATTTGTCATTCtcacattaaaaaataataagtaTGACGTGGAATTAAAGTTTCTTACAATCCCTTTGGACTAATAATATTGTAAAAGTAAAGAATTAAGTTTAGAGATGAATAACAATCAACCTCAAGTTGTGGACTAATTATCGGATGCTCAACTTCCCAGAGATAGTCTAAGTTGAAACAATTTACTGTGAGTGGACTTTGGTAAAAAATTATGGTTTGTACAGCTATGATTAAGCCCCTGTGAACTAAAATTTATTCCTTAGAGCTTTCAAACTTTTTAACTGTTGAACTAATGCTGACAGGGACATAAATGGAACTTTATGGTCCTCATACATGAttctcctcttcttcttcttctttttctcccTTTTTTTAACCTTATTATCTCTCAAAGAGACTATTTTTTTATTCTTCTTCTTCATAGAAAACCTCTTCATCTCAttcatctcctcttttcttttGTGATTTTTTAAGCAAAACCCAGAAATGGCAACAAGCAAAGCTGAAGGGAAAAGGAGACTGAAGGAAATGggggaggaggaagaagaagaagaagaggacgAGGATAATAGTACTACTGGTGACGATGACAAGAAGAAAAAAGGCAAAAGAGGGTCCAATACGGTGGTCGGAGGCTCCTGTCTTCCAGCCTGTCAGGTCGAGAACTGCACTGCCGACATGACCGATGCCAAACGGTACCATCGGCGACATAAGGTGTGTGAGTTCCATGCCAAGGCTGCTGTGGTTCGAGTTGCTGGGATCCATCAACGCTTTTGTCAACAATGTAGCAGGTTTCAAACAAAACCCTAATTCTTTAACTGCTGTCATAGACTTTTAACGGTTTAACCTAACAATTTCATCACTTTAACTGTGATTATGTCTGCTTTTAATTTCTATTTCTAAGCAAACATTTTAGTTCTATTTTTATATCTTGATGTCTGAATACATGATTTTTTGCAATTTTTCTTACCTTAATTAGATGCCTCCTTCATTTTACTTATAAATCATTGATCTAATTTTGTGATTATTTATAGATATTCATGaattcttattatcattatttgtAAGGGTACTACATAGTACACAGACTTCTTAAAAGCATAGGCAATAATACCTCACAATAAACCTATCAAATTCTCATTTatgcttttttttaaatttaaacaaattttttcaaaatacaaGTTAGGAAAttccttttaaaaataaataaattttgtatTATATATATGGTGAAAGATACAGTATCATTGACAAAGGTTGTACAAAAGAAGCCCACTTTtattttcataatatatatatagagagagagagacatTAACAGCAGTATAACATTAGACTAGATAGATTCAATAAGCATTGATATTATCAttgttttttatataaaaaaatttattttctaggaaattacatttcattttcttttaaagaGGTTCATTCTCATATATAGCATTAAAACTGGTGATGCTAATGCAGGTTCCATGAGTTATCAGAGTTTGATGAAACAAAAAGGAGCTGTCGACGACGTTTGGCCGGACACAACGAGCGCCGTCGGAAAAGTTCATCGGAATATCATGGAGAAGGCTCAAATTATTAAAACTAGCTAAGAAGGCAAGcctaagatatatatatatatatatatatgcaaaaaaGAGTCAATTCAGTCTTGAATTTAATATGATCCTATGTATGGGAATGGACTTTCCCAGATGATCATGTAACTATATGGAATTTACTAATTAAGCATGCTCTCTCTCTTCTGTCAATCTTAATTTTACCCCTATAATAATGTCACCTTTTTCATGCTTGCTCTACTATTATATCTTTTATGTATGTAATGCCTTCATATATGCTTCTTAATTTGTGGGTTTCTTTTGGTTGCTTTAATGTTTTTGTTGAATGCTTTTGTTTCCTTACATGCATTGTGTGATTCATATtctttttcatgaaaaaaaaaataataacattAGGGTTAATTTTTTATCGCGataatatattatttagtattttagtttagttttaatattcaatttggtGTCTAAGATTTTATCTCAATTTAGTGTTTAAGTTTAGTTTCAATGCTGACTTTGGTGCCTacgttttttttttcttggtcTTAGATAAGAACATGAATGTGGCTTCAATGCTCAATTTGTATCTTAAATATCTATGTTGTTTTTACTAGAGCACACGTGTCAAATATTTTTTGAACTAGATATGATGCCATTTGATCTGAGTATCAAATTAAACATAGAAACCAAATTCAAGAACCAAATTAGAATAAAAACAAATCCAAATATCAAATTTAGTATTGTTACCAAACTCAGatactaaataatatattaacccaTTTTTATA
The Gossypium arboreum isolate Shixiya-1 chromosome 10, ASM2569848v2, whole genome shotgun sequence genome window above contains:
- the LOC108488727 gene encoding squamosa promoter-binding-like protein 3, producing MATSKAEGKRRLKEMGEEEEEEEEDEDNSTTGDDDKKKKGKRGSNTVVGGSCLPACQVENCTADMTDAKRYHRRHKVCEFHAKAAVVRVAGIHQRFCQQCSRFHELSEFDETKRSCRRRLAGHNERRRKSSSEYHGEGSNY